In one window of Nocardioides panacisoli DNA:
- the nhaA gene encoding Na+/H+ antiporter NhaA: MQPPTRFSGSLSALWNRGPIWTESNRPSARLIARPLREFLRIEASGSILLLIAAAVALLWANSPWASAYDDFWHLKLSVDAGSFHIEESLQHWVNDGLMVIFFFVVGLEIKHELVHGDLRDPKTASLPIVAAIGGMVLPALLYIAITGGTDASSGWGIPMATDIAFAVGVLGLLGRRIPSAARVFMLTLAIVDDIGAILVIAVFYTDDLSMQWLAIAGALLALIVLMRMMKIWAVPAYVVVGVALWFAVLESGVHATLAGVALGLLTPATALLNESVARDYAQQALRDRHLNADELHRLRFLLGESVPMVERLQNRLHPLSSYFVLPVFALANAGVQLGGLGEALSSAVALGIGAGLVIGKPVGIVLACFIAIRLGLGTLPRHTTWAQVVGLGFVAGIGFTVSLFIAGLSFGSDDLTDNAKIGILFASAIAAVAGTVLLATMSPQPPEHEEDEDDSDDPAGSTDQEQSQPS, from the coding sequence GTGCAGCCACCGACCCGATTCTCCGGCTCACTCTCCGCGCTGTGGAACCGCGGGCCCATCTGGACCGAGAGCAATCGCCCCTCCGCGCGGCTGATCGCCCGGCCGCTGCGCGAGTTCCTCCGCATCGAGGCATCGGGTTCGATCCTGCTGCTCATCGCCGCCGCGGTGGCGCTGCTGTGGGCGAACTCGCCGTGGGCGAGTGCCTATGACGACTTCTGGCACCTGAAGCTGTCGGTGGACGCGGGCAGCTTCCACATCGAGGAGTCGCTGCAGCACTGGGTCAACGACGGCCTGATGGTGATCTTCTTCTTCGTCGTCGGCCTCGAGATCAAGCACGAGTTGGTCCACGGCGACCTGCGTGACCCCAAGACCGCCTCGCTGCCGATCGTCGCGGCGATCGGCGGCATGGTGCTGCCGGCGCTGCTCTACATCGCGATCACCGGCGGCACCGACGCCAGCTCGGGCTGGGGCATCCCGATGGCCACCGACATCGCCTTCGCGGTCGGCGTGCTCGGCCTGCTCGGCCGGCGCATCCCCTCCGCGGCCCGCGTCTTCATGCTCACCTTGGCGATCGTCGACGACATCGGCGCGATCCTGGTGATCGCGGTCTTCTACACCGACGACCTCTCCATGCAGTGGCTCGCCATCGCCGGCGCCCTGCTCGCCCTGATCGTCCTGATGCGGATGATGAAGATCTGGGCCGTCCCGGCGTACGTCGTCGTCGGCGTCGCGCTGTGGTTCGCGGTGCTGGAGTCGGGCGTGCACGCCACGCTGGCCGGTGTCGCGCTGGGCCTGCTCACCCCCGCGACGGCGCTCCTCAACGAGTCGGTGGCCCGTGACTACGCCCAGCAGGCGCTGCGCGACCGCCATCTCAATGCCGACGAGCTGCACCGGCTGCGGTTCCTCCTCGGTGAGTCGGTGCCGATGGTCGAGCGGCTGCAGAACCGGCTGCACCCGCTGTCGTCGTACTTCGTGCTCCCCGTCTTCGCGCTCGCCAACGCCGGCGTGCAGCTCGGTGGCCTCGGCGAGGCGCTGTCCTCGGCCGTGGCGCTCGGCATCGGCGCCGGCCTGGTGATCGGCAAGCCGGTCGGCATCGTGCTGGCCTGCTTCATCGCCATCCGGCTCGGACTCGGCACGCTCCCGCGCCACACCACGTGGGCGCAGGTCGTGGGCCTCGGCTTCGTCGCCGGCATCGGCTTCACCGTGTCGCTGTTCATCGCGGGCCTGTCCTTCGGTTCGGACGACCTGACCGACAATGCCAAGATCGGCATCCTGTTCGCATCGGCCATCGCGGCCGTCGCGGGCACCGTCCTGCTGGCGACGATGTCGCCGCAGCCGCCGGAGCACGAGGAGGACGAGGACGATTCCGATGACCCAGCAGGCAGCACCGACCAGGAGCAGTCCCAGCCGAGCTGA
- a CDS encoding anthranilate synthase component I family protein: MSDVVEEFTRVAARHERCFWLDGGGAREWSRRRSIIGWLEPDDVSLTYDAARREVTRHASGRAEVVGDDPFAVLEAELAAGSPDDQWFGYFGYAARPDLPAESDPHLPDAVWMRPSHVRSFGERGGGDAGSRPDTPTVAEPLRHARREGSGSVAGGAPRVSPAMLPGVSGRDPASPPRAYTSAFAAVQEHLHAGNSYEVNLTHRLAVASDLAPAEAYLRLRAINPAPYAGYLQHDVPGARAHLLSSSPERYALVTADRELETKPIKGTTPRGATEAEDAAARDRLATDPKFRSENLMIVDLLRNDLSVVCEVGSVAVPSLMQVESYASVHQLVSTVRGRLRGDVSTVAALRSLFPAGSMTGAPKLRTMQIIGEVEDSPRGAYAGAFGWVAGDGRADLGVVIRSLMTTGDGTYLLGTGGGITVDSDAAEEYAETRWKADRLLRAIG; this comes from the coding sequence ATGAGCGACGTCGTCGAGGAGTTCACCCGCGTCGCGGCTCGGCACGAGCGCTGCTTCTGGCTCGACGGCGGTGGCGCTCGCGAGTGGTCCCGCCGGCGTTCGATCATCGGGTGGCTCGAGCCCGACGACGTGTCCCTCACCTACGACGCCGCCCGTCGCGAGGTCACTCGCCATGCGAGTGGCCGGGCCGAGGTGGTCGGCGACGACCCCTTCGCCGTGCTCGAGGCCGAGCTCGCCGCCGGCAGCCCCGACGACCAGTGGTTCGGCTACTTCGGCTACGCCGCTCGCCCCGACCTCCCGGCCGAGTCCGATCCCCACCTCCCCGACGCGGTCTGGATGCGCCCGAGCCATGTGAGGAGCTTCGGGGAGAGGGGTGGCGGGGATGCGGGGTCCCGCCCGGACACCCCTACGGTCGCAGAGCCCCTGCGCCACGCACGGCGCGAGGGTTCGGGGTCCGTGGCCGGTGGCGCGCCGCGCGTGTCTCCGGCGATGCTCCCCGGGGTGTCCGGGCGGGACCCCGCATCCCCGCCACGCGCCTACACCTCCGCCTTCGCCGCCGTCCAGGAGCACCTCCACGCGGGCAACTCCTACGAGGTGAACCTGACGCACCGGCTCGCCGTCGCGAGCGACCTGGCGCCGGCCGAGGCGTACCTGCGGCTGCGGGCGATCAACCCCGCGCCGTACGCCGGCTACCTCCAGCACGACGTGCCGGGCGCGCGGGCCCACCTGCTCAGCTCGAGTCCGGAGCGCTACGCGCTCGTCACCGCGGACCGGGAGCTGGAGACCAAGCCGATCAAGGGCACGACGCCGCGTGGTGCCACCGAGGCCGAGGACGCGGCGGCGCGGGACCGGCTCGCGACCGATCCGAAGTTCCGCTCGGAGAACCTGATGATCGTCGACCTGCTGCGCAACGACCTCTCCGTCGTCTGCGAGGTCGGGTCGGTGGCGGTGCCCTCGCTGATGCAGGTCGAGTCCTACGCCTCGGTGCATCAGCTCGTCTCCACGGTGCGTGGGCGGTTGCGCGGCGACGTCTCCACGGTGGCGGCGCTGCGGTCGCTCTTCCCGGCCGGGTCGATGACCGGAGCGCCCAAGCTGCGCACCATGCAGATCATCGGCGAGGTCGAGGACTCCCCGCGCGGGGCGTACGCCGGTGCGTTCGGCTGGGTGGCCGGCGACGGCCGCGCCGATCTCGGCGTAGTGATCCGCAGCCTGATGACCACCGGCGACGGGACCTACCTGCTGGGCACCGGGGGCGGGATCACCGTCGACTCCGACGCCGCCGAGGAGTACGCGGAGACCCGCTGGAAGGCCGACCGGCTGCTGCGGGCGATCGGCTGA
- a CDS encoding phage holin family protein, translating to MAEQTAPNPNGLQDDEPTIGRLIKDAQTDLSTLMRKEIELAKAELKFSATAGGMGTVFLLAAAFFAVLMIIILSVAAAYFIHWNGDGLSLHWAFLIVAGFYLLITGLLVLLGIRKLKQIKGPEKTIETGRKVPKALKGSTSTN from the coding sequence ATGGCTGAGCAGACCGCACCGAACCCGAACGGGCTGCAGGACGACGAGCCGACGATCGGCCGGCTGATCAAGGACGCGCAGACCGACCTCTCCACCCTCATGCGCAAGGAGATCGAGCTGGCCAAGGCCGAGCTCAAGTTCAGCGCGACCGCGGGTGGCATGGGCACGGTGTTCCTGCTGGCCGCCGCGTTCTTCGCGGTGCTGATGATCATCATCCTCTCGGTGGCCGCCGCCTACTTCATCCACTGGAACGGCGACGGCCTGAGCCTGCACTGGGCCTTCCTGATCGTGGCCGGGTTCTACCTGCTCATCACCGGTCTGCTGGTGTTGCTCGGGATCCGTAAACTGAAGCAGATCAAGGGCCCGGAGAAGACCATCGAGACCGGGCGCAAGGTCCCCAAGGCCCTCAAGGGCTCCACCAGCACCAACTAG
- a CDS encoding response regulator transcription factor, whose product MSEQPRVLVVDDDRAVRDSLRRSLEFNGYDVHLANDGAEALAGIGAIAPDVVVMDVMMPRLGGLEATRALRTAGSDVPILVLTARDAVGDRVDGLDAGADDYLTKPFALQELLARLRALLRRVAPGEEDEEVLEFADLTMNTATREVRRADRAMELTRTEFTLLEMFLRRPRRVLERSFILEEVWGYDFPTTANSLEVYVGYLRRKTEAEDEPRLIHTVRGVGYVLRTSST is encoded by the coding sequence ATGAGTGAGCAGCCGCGCGTCCTGGTGGTCGACGACGACCGCGCCGTCCGCGACTCGCTGCGCCGCTCACTGGAGTTCAACGGCTACGACGTGCACCTGGCCAACGACGGCGCCGAGGCGCTGGCGGGCATCGGCGCGATCGCGCCGGACGTGGTCGTGATGGACGTGATGATGCCGCGACTGGGTGGCCTCGAGGCGACGCGGGCGCTGCGCACGGCCGGCAGCGACGTACCGATCCTGGTGCTGACCGCGCGCGACGCCGTGGGCGACCGGGTGGACGGGCTCGACGCCGGCGCGGACGACTACCTCACCAAGCCCTTCGCCCTGCAGGAGCTGCTGGCCCGACTGCGCGCCCTGCTGCGGCGGGTCGCTCCCGGCGAGGAGGACGAGGAGGTCCTCGAGTTCGCCGACCTGACGATGAACACCGCCACCCGCGAGGTACGCCGCGCCGACCGCGCCATGGAGCTCACCCGCACCGAGTTCACGCTGCTGGAGATGTTCCTCCGACGGCCGCGGCGCGTGCTGGAGCGCTCCTTCATCCTCGAGGAGGTGTGGGGGTACGACTTCCCCACCACCGCCAACTCCCTCGAGGTCTACGTCGGCTACCTGCGGCGCAAGACCGAGGCCGAGGACGAGCCGCGCCTGATCCACACCGTGCGCGGCGTGGGCTACGTGCTGCGGACCAGTTCGACATGA
- the acs gene encoding acetate--CoA ligase codes for MHEDRRFPPPADLAANANVTAEAYDAAAADREGFWAEQAERLTWDTKWDQVLDWSGKPHAKWFVGGKLNAAYNCVDRHVENGKGDQVAIHWVGEPEGDTRDITYSQMKDEVSQAANALTELGVKTGDRVAIYLPMIPEAVVAMLACARLGAPHTVVFGGFSADALASRIEDCGAKVVITADGGYRRGSPSSLKPAVDEARTKTDMVEKVLVVQRTGQDVEWDESVDVWWHDAVGNASTDHTPEAFDSEHPLYVMYTSGTTGKPKGILHTTGGYLTGCAYTHAAIFDAKPETDVYWCTADIGWVTGHSYIVYGPMANGVTQVVYEGTPDSPERGRWWKIVEQYGVTLFYTAPTAIRSFMKQGEEIPQAHDLSSLRILGSVGEPINPDAYIWYREIVGGGRTPIVDTWWQTETGSVLISPLPGVTDGKPGSAMTPIPGIEADVVDEDGKPVGNGGGGYLVVTSPWPSMLRTIWGDDERFADTYWSRFAKQGYYFAGDGAKRDEDGHIWVLGRVDDVMNVSGHRLSTTEIESALVSHPKVAEAAVVGAKDEDTGQAVCAFVILKESAGDGGDDIVKELRGHVRKEIGPIATPRQVMVVPELPKTRSGKIMRRLLRDVAENREVGDVTTLADSSVMDLIQTGMKGGSDD; via the coding sequence ATGCACGAGGACCGTCGGTTCCCACCGCCGGCCGACCTCGCCGCCAACGCCAACGTCACCGCCGAGGCGTACGACGCCGCCGCGGCCGACCGTGAGGGCTTCTGGGCCGAGCAGGCCGAGCGCCTGACCTGGGACACCAAATGGGACCAGGTGCTGGACTGGAGCGGCAAGCCCCACGCGAAGTGGTTCGTGGGCGGCAAGCTCAACGCGGCGTACAACTGCGTCGACCGGCACGTGGAGAACGGCAAGGGCGACCAGGTCGCCATCCACTGGGTCGGCGAGCCCGAGGGCGACACCCGTGACATCACCTACAGCCAGATGAAGGACGAGGTGTCGCAGGCCGCCAACGCGCTGACCGAGCTCGGCGTCAAGACCGGCGACCGGGTGGCGATCTACCTGCCGATGATCCCCGAGGCCGTCGTCGCGATGCTCGCCTGCGCACGGCTCGGCGCCCCGCACACGGTCGTGTTCGGCGGGTTCTCCGCCGACGCGCTGGCCTCGCGCATCGAGGACTGCGGCGCCAAGGTCGTCATCACCGCCGACGGCGGCTACCGTCGCGGCTCGCCGTCCTCGCTCAAGCCCGCCGTCGACGAGGCCCGCACCAAGACCGACATGGTCGAGAAGGTGCTGGTCGTGCAGCGCACCGGGCAGGACGTGGAGTGGGACGAGTCGGTGGACGTGTGGTGGCACGACGCGGTCGGCAACGCCTCGACCGACCACACCCCCGAGGCGTTCGACTCCGAGCACCCGCTCTACGTCATGTACACCTCCGGCACGACCGGCAAGCCCAAGGGCATCCTGCACACCACCGGTGGCTACCTGACCGGCTGCGCCTACACCCACGCCGCGATCTTCGACGCCAAGCCGGAGACCGACGTCTACTGGTGCACCGCCGACATCGGCTGGGTGACCGGGCACAGCTACATCGTCTACGGCCCGATGGCCAACGGCGTGACGCAGGTCGTCTACGAGGGCACGCCCGACAGCCCCGAGCGCGGCCGCTGGTGGAAGATCGTCGAGCAGTACGGCGTGACGCTGTTCTACACCGCGCCGACGGCGATCCGCTCCTTCATGAAGCAGGGCGAGGAGATCCCGCAGGCCCACGACCTGTCGAGCCTGCGCATCCTCGGGTCGGTCGGTGAGCCGATCAACCCCGATGCCTACATCTGGTACCGCGAGATCGTGGGCGGCGGCCGTACGCCGATCGTCGACACCTGGTGGCAGACCGAGACCGGGTCGGTGCTGATCAGCCCGCTGCCCGGCGTGACCGACGGCAAGCCCGGTTCGGCGATGACGCCGATCCCCGGCATCGAGGCCGACGTCGTCGACGAGGACGGCAAGCCGGTGGGCAACGGTGGCGGCGGCTACCTCGTGGTGACCTCGCCGTGGCCGTCGATGCTGCGCACCATCTGGGGTGACGACGAGCGGTTCGCCGACACCTACTGGTCGCGCTTCGCCAAGCAGGGCTACTACTTCGCCGGTGACGGCGCGAAGCGGGACGAGGACGGCCACATCTGGGTGCTGGGTCGTGTCGACGACGTCATGAACGTCTCCGGCCACCGGCTCTCGACCACCGAGATCGAGTCCGCCCTCGTCTCGCACCCCAAGGTCGCCGAGGCGGCCGTGGTGGGCGCCAAGGACGAGGACACCGGCCAGGCCGTGTGCGCGTTCGTGATCCTCAAGGAGTCCGCCGGCGACGGCGGTGACGACATCGTCAAGGAGCTCCGCGGCCACGTGCGCAAGGAGATCGGTCCGATCGCCACGCCGCGCCAGGTCATGGTGGTGCCGGAGCTGCCCAAGACCCGGTCGGGCAAGATCATGCGCCGCCTGCTGCGCGACGTCGCCGAGAACCGCGAGGTGGGTGACGTGACCACGCTCGCCGACAGCTCGGTCATGGACCTGATCCAGACCGGCATGAAGGGCGGCTCGGACGACTGA
- a CDS encoding anthranilate synthase component II, giving the protein MARTPDVVVVDHHDSYTGNLVHLVAGVSGRLPTVLQHDECEPADVLAHEYVVLSPGPGHPADPDDFAVGREVIRDGSRPLLGVCLGLQGLVTAYGGRVERVRPGHGVDAVVDHDGAGLFAGLPAGFRAVRYHSLAAVALPAELRRTATDRLSGLTMGVAHVDRPQVGVQFHPESILSEHGAALVANFLGVAA; this is encoded by the coding sequence ATGGCGCGCACACCGGACGTCGTGGTCGTCGACCACCACGACTCCTACACCGGCAACCTGGTCCACCTCGTCGCCGGCGTCAGCGGCCGCCTGCCCACCGTGCTGCAGCACGACGAGTGCGAACCGGCCGACGTCCTCGCCCACGAGTACGTCGTCCTCTCACCCGGCCCCGGCCACCCCGCCGACCCGGACGACTTCGCCGTCGGGCGCGAGGTCATCCGCGACGGCAGCCGACCCCTGCTCGGGGTGTGCCTGGGCCTGCAGGGCCTCGTGACGGCGTACGGCGGCCGCGTGGAGCGGGTGCGTCCCGGCCACGGCGTGGACGCGGTCGTCGACCACGACGGCGCGGGGCTGTTCGCGGGGCTGCCGGCGGGCTTCCGGGCCGTGCGCTACCACTCGCTGGCGGCGGTGGCGCTGCCCGCGGAGCTGCGGCGTACCGCGACGGACCGGCTGAGCGGGCTGACGATGGGCGTCGCGCACGTCGACCGGCCCCAGGTGGGGGTGCAGTTCCATCCCGAGTCGATCCTCTCCGAGCACGGCGCGGCGCTGGTGGCGAACTTCCTGGGGGTGGCGGCATGA
- a CDS encoding HAMP domain-containing sensor histidine kinase — MTGPAGPAGPRTAGWPFRRSLASRVILLTTLAVGVTVAMVAVGAYFTARVQMQDSLDDSLVERAESASRVSSVSGIRVPQLWSMGASDLRVAVVTADRRARVLDGGPTMELGEPEIAVARGDDDVSIRTVVISSERHRVAAVPLQADGLALVLAEPLSDQDRVLARLGWVTIAFGVLGVFVAGLAGWAVARNGLRPVRNLTTSVEEIAQTEDLRALPVEGDDEIARLAAAFNQMLTALDASRVRQRQLVADASHELRTPLTSLRTNIDLLTMSLDDDRLPAQARADLLEDIRAQAEELTGLIGDLTELARDEPARAQVETLDLADIVAHAAERVRRRAPGVVIEVFTRSWWVVGEAWALERAVTNLLDNAAKWSPEGGTVTARLSDGVLTIDDQGPGIEEADRVRIFDRFWRSDDSRTLPGSGLGLAIVRQVADRHSGTVQAMENSAGGARLVLRLPGRETE; from the coding sequence ATGACGGGGCCGGCCGGTCCGGCCGGGCCACGGACCGCCGGGTGGCCCTTCCGGCGCTCGCTGGCGAGCCGGGTCATCCTCCTCACCACGCTCGCCGTCGGCGTGACGGTCGCCATGGTCGCGGTGGGCGCCTATTTCACCGCCCGCGTGCAGATGCAGGACAGCCTCGACGACTCCCTCGTCGAGCGCGCCGAGTCCGCCTCACGCGTCAGCTCGGTGTCGGGAATCCGCGTGCCGCAGCTGTGGTCGATGGGCGCCTCCGACCTCCGCGTCGCCGTGGTGACCGCCGACCGGCGGGCCCGGGTGCTCGACGGCGGCCCCACGATGGAGCTCGGCGAACCCGAGATCGCCGTCGCGCGCGGAGACGACGACGTCAGCATCCGCACCGTCGTCATCTCCTCCGAGCGCCACCGCGTGGCCGCCGTCCCGCTGCAGGCCGACGGCCTCGCCCTCGTGCTGGCCGAACCGCTCAGCGACCAGGACCGCGTGCTCGCCCGGCTGGGCTGGGTCACCATCGCCTTCGGCGTGCTCGGCGTCTTCGTCGCCGGCCTCGCCGGCTGGGCCGTCGCCCGCAACGGCCTGCGCCCCGTGCGCAACCTGACCACCTCGGTCGAGGAGATCGCGCAGACCGAGGACCTGCGGGCGCTGCCCGTGGAGGGTGACGACGAGATCGCCCGCCTCGCCGCGGCCTTCAACCAGATGCTGACCGCCCTGGACGCCTCGCGGGTGCGGCAGCGCCAGCTGGTCGCCGACGCCTCCCACGAGCTGCGCACGCCGCTCACCTCGCTGCGCACCAACATCGACCTGCTCACCATGTCCCTCGACGACGACCGGCTGCCGGCCCAGGCTCGCGCCGACCTGCTGGAGGACATCCGCGCCCAGGCAGAGGAGCTCACCGGCCTCATCGGCGACCTGACCGAGCTGGCGCGCGACGAGCCCGCCCGCGCCCAGGTCGAGACCCTCGACCTGGCCGACATCGTGGCGCACGCCGCCGAGCGCGTACGCCGCCGCGCCCCCGGCGTCGTGATCGAGGTCTTCACCCGGTCCTGGTGGGTCGTGGGCGAGGCGTGGGCACTGGAACGTGCCGTGACCAACCTGCTGGACAACGCAGCGAAGTGGAGCCCCGAAGGAGGCACCGTGACCGCCCGCCTCAGTGACGGCGTACTCACCATCGACGACCAGGGCCCCGGCATCGAGGAGGCCGACCGGGTGCGGATCTTCGACCGGTTCTGGCGCTCCGACGACTCCCGCACGCTGCCGGGCTCGGGGCTGGGACTGGCGATCGTGCGGCAGGTGGCCGACCGGCACTCCGGCACGGTCCAGGCGATGGAGAACTCCGCCGGCGGCGCCCGGCTCGTCCTGCGGCTGCCCGGGAGGGAAACCGAATGA
- a CDS encoding sodium:solute symporter family protein, producing the protein MTEIQAWTLVFVVLTFGVYIYVAYASRVSDTKGFYVAGGGIPAPANGAAVAADWMSAASFISMAGLIALAYNGYNGSAFLMGWTGGYVLLAMLLAPYLRKFGKFTVPDFVGDRYNETARLIAVVCAIVVSITYVTGQMAGVGVVFGRFLKVDTTIGVLIGMAIVFFYAVLGGMKGITWTQVCQYTVLIIAYIIPAVAISAKLTDNPLPQIGFGQILAELEALQAELGFSEYTAALTGSSQLNMFLLTATLMFGTAGLPHVIVRFYTAKNVRAARYSALWALFFIALLYTTAPTVAAFAKFNILSSSQAGTLADQSWFDTWEEVGLITGPDGGTVADANGNGAIDFLGGGGNEAVINNDILVLASPEIGGLPAPIVGLVAAGGLAAALSTASGLLLVISSSVANDVYHKRINPKADEKQQLLVARITMGVAVVFAGYLGINPPAFAGEVVALAFGLGAASFFPTLVLGIFWKKCTAAGAAAGMATGIGITVLYFIWTLPSTSAPIFLGNDPILDIAPVGFGFFGMLVNFAVTIVVSQFTPKPSLAMQELVEEVRYPGHTDLVAKHAAGEDITKEDTD; encoded by the coding sequence GTGACCGAGATCCAAGCATGGACGCTCGTCTTCGTCGTCCTCACCTTCGGCGTCTACATCTACGTCGCCTACGCGAGCCGGGTGTCGGACACCAAGGGCTTCTACGTCGCCGGCGGCGGCATCCCCGCCCCGGCCAACGGTGCCGCGGTCGCTGCGGACTGGATGAGCGCGGCGTCGTTCATCTCCATGGCGGGCCTCATCGCACTCGCCTACAACGGCTACAACGGGTCGGCGTTCCTGATGGGCTGGACCGGTGGCTACGTGCTGCTGGCGATGCTGCTGGCGCCGTACCTGCGCAAGTTCGGCAAGTTCACCGTGCCGGACTTCGTCGGTGACCGCTACAACGAGACGGCGCGACTGATCGCGGTGGTCTGCGCGATCGTCGTCTCGATCACCTACGTCACCGGCCAGATGGCCGGCGTCGGCGTGGTGTTCGGTCGCTTCCTGAAGGTCGACACGACCATCGGTGTGCTGATCGGCATGGCGATCGTGTTCTTCTACGCCGTGCTCGGCGGCATGAAGGGCATCACCTGGACCCAGGTGTGCCAGTACACGGTCCTGATCATCGCCTACATCATCCCGGCGGTGGCGATCTCGGCGAAGCTGACCGACAACCCCCTGCCGCAGATCGGTTTCGGCCAGATCCTGGCCGAGCTCGAGGCGCTGCAGGCCGAGCTCGGGTTCTCCGAGTACACCGCTGCACTGACCGGCAGCAGCCAGCTCAACATGTTCCTGCTGACGGCGACGCTGATGTTCGGTACGGCGGGCCTGCCGCACGTGATCGTGCGGTTCTACACCGCCAAGAACGTCCGCGCCGCCCGCTACTCGGCGCTGTGGGCGCTGTTCTTCATCGCGCTGCTCTACACGACCGCCCCGACGGTCGCAGCGTTCGCGAAGTTCAACATCCTCAGCTCCTCCCAGGCCGGCACCCTCGCCGACCAGTCGTGGTTCGACACCTGGGAAGAGGTCGGGCTGATCACCGGTCCCGACGGCGGCACGGTGGCCGATGCCAACGGCAACGGCGCCATCGACTTCCTCGGTGGCGGTGGCAACGAGGCCGTGATCAACAACGACATCCTCGTGCTGGCCTCGCCGGAGATCGGTGGCCTGCCGGCCCCGATCGTGGGCCTGGTGGCGGCCGGTGGTCTGGCTGCGGCGCTCTCGACGGCGTCCGGCCTGCTGCTGGTGATCTCGTCCTCGGTGGCCAACGACGTCTACCACAAGCGGATCAACCCGAAGGCCGACGAGAAGCAGCAGCTCCTCGTCGCCCGGATCACGATGGGTGTCGCGGTGGTCTTCGCCGGCTACCTGGGCATCAACCCGCCCGCCTTCGCCGGTGAGGTGGTGGCCCTGGCCTTCGGACTCGGCGCGGCGAGCTTCTTCCCGACGCTCGTGCTGGGCATCTTCTGGAAGAAGTGCACCGCAGCCGGTGCGGCGGCCGGTATGGCCACCGGTATCGGCATCACGGTGCTCTACTTCATCTGGACGCTGCCCTCGACCTCCGCGCCGATCTTCCTGGGCAACGACCCGATCCTGGACATCGCACCGGTCGGCTTCGGCTTCTTCGGAATGCTGGTGAACTTCGCGGTCACGATCGTGGTCTCGCAGTTCACGCCCAAGCCGTCCCTGGCGATGCAGGAGCTGGTCGAGGAGGTCCGCTACCCGGGCCACACCGACCTGGTGGCCAAGCACGCCGCCGGCGAGGACATCACCAAGGAGGACACCGACTAG
- a CDS encoding fructosamine kinase family protein, with amino-acid sequence MARQAVVADRAEQLLGTSVIATAPVAGGDVATAFRLRLSNGRTAFLKTIAHPPAGFFEREAAGLRWLAEADGVAVPEVLAVDPEMLVIEWVETTRPSADAAAGFGRALARMHGAGAASFGGEADGFIARLPLYNKPLPTWAEFYNERRIAPYLRVLRDKELISASHADAIERAAARVGDLVPEEPPARLHGDLWNGNVLWGTEDRVHVIDPAAHAGHREADLAMLTLFGLPQLPQVVAAYDEAAPLAEGWEDRLGLHQLFPLLVHACLFGGGYAARAATVAERYL; translated from the coding sequence TTGGCTCGGCAAGCCGTGGTCGCCGACCGTGCCGAGCAGTTGCTCGGGACCTCGGTCATCGCCACTGCCCCCGTCGCCGGCGGTGACGTCGCGACGGCCTTCCGGCTGCGGCTCTCCAACGGCCGCACCGCGTTCCTGAAGACCATCGCGCACCCGCCGGCCGGTTTCTTCGAGCGCGAGGCCGCCGGCCTGCGTTGGCTCGCCGAGGCCGACGGTGTCGCCGTGCCCGAGGTGCTGGCGGTGGACCCGGAGATGCTGGTCATCGAGTGGGTCGAGACGACGCGCCCATCCGCCGACGCGGCCGCCGGCTTCGGCCGCGCCCTCGCCCGGATGCACGGCGCCGGCGCCGCCTCCTTCGGCGGTGAGGCCGACGGCTTCATCGCGCGGCTGCCGCTGTACAACAAGCCGTTGCCGACGTGGGCGGAGTTCTACAACGAGCGGCGGATCGCGCCCTACCTGCGGGTGCTGCGCGACAAGGAGCTGATCTCGGCCTCCCACGCCGACGCCATCGAGCGGGCCGCGGCGCGCGTCGGCGACCTCGTGCCCGAGGAGCCGCCCGCCCGGCTGCACGGCGACCTGTGGAACGGCAACGTGCTGTGGGGCACCGAGGACCGGGTCCACGTCATCGACCCCGCCGCCCATGCTGGCCACCGCGAGGCCGACCTCGCGATGCTCACACTGTTCGGGCTCCCCCAGCTGCCGCAGGTCGTGGCGGCGTACGACGAGGCCGCGCCGCTCGCCGAGGGCTGGGAGGACCGCCTGGGCCTGCACCAGCTCTTCCCGCTGCTGGTCCACGCCTGCCTCTTCGGCGGCGGGTACGCCGCCCGCGCCGCCACCGTCGCCGAGCGCTACCTCTGA